TGCATTCCACAGCCAAATCTCATGGGAGGGTTATCTTCGTCGAACTCATGGGGAGAGAGGCAGGTTGGATAACAATAGAAGCTGGGCTTGCCGCAGGAGCTCACCTCATACTGATACCTGAGTACCCCATGACCATCGATGAAATCGTTAACTATGTGAAAGAAAGAATGGAAAATAAAGGATATATGATTGTAGCCGTTGCTGAAGGCTTCAAACCTACTGAATTGGAAAATGTTGTTGGAGATAAGAGTGAAATAGACGCTTTTGGACACATAAGACTCGGTGGGATTGCACACTATATGGCCGAAATTATCAAAGAGCGTACCGGATACGATACTCGTTCCGTGGTACTTGGGCATCTTTTGAGAGGTGGAACCCCAACTGCATTTGACAGAATACTCGGTACAAGATACGGGGTACATGCGATGAAACTCGTCCTCGACAAGGATTTTGGTCGAATGGTAGCACTGAAGGGGAATGAAATCATATCGATACCCCTCGAATACGCAATAGCGACGAAGAAATATGTGCCTTTTGACTACTATAAGCTGGCACAAATATTCTTTGGATAGTGATTATATGAAAGGGAATTCTCCCTATGTAAATTGGGCCTGGGTGGTTCTGGAGTCTTTCATCATACGGGGAGTTTATCCGGAGATTCCTGAAGACCTTCCATCGGAGTTGATAACAAAAAGAGCCGGGTGTTTTGTCACCCTCCATAAAAAAGGTGGGAAACTTCGTGGGTGTATCGGGACTATACTTCCAGCAAAGGATACACTTGCTGAAGAAATCCGTGACAACGCCATCGCTGCCGCGACCCGAGATCCGAGATTCCCACCGCTCTCTCAAGAAGAATTCGATGACATCGTGATTTCTGTGGATGTGCTGGGCGAGCCGCAGGAATGTTCAGTGGAAGGTCTTGATCCTAAAAAGTATGGTGTAATAGTAGAAAAAGATTGGAGAAGAGGTGTCTTGCTTCCTGATCTCGCGGAAGTCGATACTGTTGAGAAGCAACTCCGGATAGTCTTGATGAAGGCTGGTATCTCCCCAACTGAAGACTACAGGCTCTTCAGGTTCACAGCCACCAGGTACTACTGAGCTGATTTAGAGGTGATCCAATGAAACCAGCCATATACTTCGATGAGCTGGAAGATGATGTTTTGCAGTGTTTACTCTGTCCCAACAAATGCATAATCAAACCCGGACAAACAGGTATTTGCAAAGCCAGAAAAAACATCAAAGGAATGCTGTATTCCTTAAATTACGGAGAATTAACCTCGATAGCGATGGATCCTATCGAGAAAAAGCCTTTATATCACTATCACCCCGGTTCAGAAATACTTTCCGTTGGTTCATGGGGATGTAATCTCCACTGTGATTTTTGCCAGAACTGGGAGATTTCAAAGCGTAGGCCAGGAATAATAAATCGTGTTATTCCAGATCAGCTGATAGAGATCGTAAAGAGCAGGGGCTCCTTCGGACTGGCTTTTACATATAACGAGCCGACTGTATACTTTGAATTCATCCTGGATACAGCCAGAAACGCTATCCGGGGGGGTATTGAAATCGTACTTGTGACCAACGGTTATATCGAAAAAGAACCACTCGGATTATTGGTACAATCCGTGAATGCCATGAATATCGATCTCAAGGGCTGGAATCCAGAATTGTACAAAAAACTTGGAGGAGAAAAAACATACATCCTCAAGACTATTGAAAAGGCCCTAGAAGCGGGAGTGCATGTTGAACTCACGACATTAATCATACCGGAAGAAAACGACTCACCTGAAGACATGAAAGAAGAGGTGAAATGGATCGCGTCTCTGTCAACCGATATTCCCCTTCATATCACACGATATTATCCAGCTTACAAATACGACAAGCCACCATCTCCTCCCGAAAAACTTAAGCAATTATGGGAAATAGCGCGCGAACAACTCAACTACGTCTACCTTGGCAATATCCTCACCACAAAGGAATGCAACACCTACTGTCCTTCCTGTGGAGCACTCCTCATTGAGAGGAGCGGATACAACACGAAAATCGAAAACCTGGATGAAGAAGGTAGGTGCTCCAAATGCGGCAAAGAAATCCCCGTAATCCTCTAAGCAGTTCTGTCTTTTTATATACGGTTCTCACATTGCTGGCAATTTTTCTCATCGTCTGGACGTTCATCACCAACAACAAACAGGAGTATTACACAAAAACGGAGTACTTACTTGGAACCTATGTAACAGTGAGAGTGAATGGTGACAATACATCTCCTGTACTTCTTGCGAATGCCGCATTTAAGGAAATAAAGAGAATTGACAAAAAGTTTGGCAACAACAATGGAATAATCGGTGAGCTGAACTCCTCGGCGGGAGAATGGGTCGAAATCGATCAAGAGACTGCATTTTTATTGAAAAGTGCCATTGATGTGGCAAAAAATACCGGGGGTGCTTTTGACCCCACGTTATACCCGATCATAAGACTGTGGGGATTCGATGACATAAATGCCGAAAAACGAGTTCCCTCGAGTGACGAAATAGAGGAAGCATTAATGAGTATCGGGTATGAGAATATCGAGCTATCACCGGAAGGCAAAAGGGTAAGGCTTTTAAATGGCGCACAAATAGATCTTTCGGGTATTGCAAAGGGCTACGCTGTAGATATGGCGATAAAAAAAATAAAATCTATTGATGAAAGTGCGACAGGGTTCATCGATGCCGGGGGTGACATAGGCATAATAGGTCCTAAATTTGGAAGCAGACCGTGGGTGATTGGCATCAGACACCCACGGAGTGAGGATGCAGACAAAGTGATAGATTACGTCTACATGTACGATGGCGCAATAGCTACGTCCGGTGATTACGAGAGATTCTTTGAAGTTGATGGGGTACGGTACCATCATATCTTCGACCCCGAAACGGGCTATCCTGCTGACAATGGCGTAATAAGTTCCACGGTTATCCACAAAAGTGCTATGCTGGCTGACGCGTACGCCACAGCTGCTTTCGTGCTCGGTGACTCTCCGGGCGTTACTTTCTTTCCGAGATTTGGTGCCCTGGCTTTCCTTGTGAAAAAGGATCTGACAGTGTTTAAGAATGCAGGTTTTGAGGTGTATTTAAACAAATGAAGTTCATTACCAGGGGCGACATGATACTGTTTGCCCTGCTTGTAGGTATTATATTGGTGATGTTCACCAGAGTATCGTATATAGCTACCGAAGCTGATATCTATGTTGATGGAAAAGCCTACATGAAGATAGATATATCAAAAGATGCTACGTATAATGTTGCAGATCACATGGTAGTAGAAGTATTCAATGGAAAGATTAGAGTAAAAGAATCAGACTGCCCGGAAAAGCTCTGTGTAAAGCAAGGTTGGGTTTCATCGCCGGAAATACCTATTGTGTGTTTACCGAATAAGATCATAATAAAGATAGTTGGTACAACTTCTGATGAAGAAATGGATGCGATAACCAGATGAAGGACACCAGAAAAGTTGCCAGACTCGCTATTCTCATATCTCTCGGCGCAGCAATATATTTTCTTGAAAACCTTATTCCCTTCCCTGTACCTGTTCCCGGTGGACGGTGGGGATTTTCTAATATGGTGCTCCTGATTTCTCTGCCAGGAGCTTCCTTTACTGATATCCTGATTTTGTCAGCCGGGAAAAACGTACTTGGAAGCCTTGTTTCAGGAAAGATAGCGACACCGGGTTTTTTAATGGGATTATTTGGTGTATCGAGTTCCGCAGCTCTTATGTGGCTTATGAGCAGAGCAAAGATATTTGGATTGGCAGGAATCAGCGTTGCTGGAGCGGCTGTCAATAATCTCATACAGCTTTCGATTGCCGCATTTTATGTAGTCAGGGAACCAGGATTACTCGGCCTGTACCCATATTTTGCGTTAACTGGAAGTCTATCCGCCTTGATAAACGCATATATTGCTTTCAAAGTGTTGGAAAGGGTTGGTGATTTTCACTGGCGATGGAAATAATACTGGCTTCAACTTCACCCCGAAGGCGGGAGCTGATAAAATTATTTGGGGTACCATTTTCTGTAATTCCACCAAATGATGTGGACGAAGATCTTTCGCCCATTTCTTTAACGGAGGACCTTAAAAAAGTAGCCACTAAAAAGGCGAAAAGTGTCCTTTCAAAGATCACTAAAATTGATGAAAAAGTGATTATAGGCGCAGATACTGTCGTGGTTCTCAAAGGAGAAATCCTTCTCAAACCTAAGGATACTTATGAAGCTTATAGGCATCTGAAAAGACTTTCAGGTGTTTTACATGAAGTTTACACGGGTGTGGGTATCGTGACTAAGAATGAAGAATTCTCTTTTGTTGAGATAACAAAAGTAAAATTCAGAGAACTTGATGACGTTACTATACATAAGTACATAGCAACGGGGATACCTATGGACAAAGCAGGTGCTTATGGAATTCAGGATTATGGAGCTCTCTTCGTTGAAAGCATAATAGGAGATTTTTATAACGTGATGGGCCTTCCCATCGGTAGAATATGGCAGGAACTCAGGGATAGGGGGTACGAACTTTGAAAGCGCATGGCAACATGCCTCGAGAAAAGCTGGCAGAGTTTGGGCCAGAAGCACTCAGCAGTTCCGAACTCATTGCTATTTTGCTTCGAACTGGGTTCAACGAGATGGATGTAATAAAGTTAAGCCAGAACCTTCTGAACAGATATGGTTCCCTTACAAGGTTGCTGGCAACGGACCTTTCAGAACTTTCTTCTATAAGAGGTATTGGTTTTGCGAAAGCGGTAACACTGAAAGCAGCTCTCGAAATAGGAAACCGGATATTCAAAGAGATTGCTTCTGTCGAAAAGAGGGCTTTGAGAGATCCAGAAAGTGTCTATTATCTTTGTCACGACATGACACTGCTGGAAGAAGAGTCCGTGCGGGTTATCAGCCTGGACAGCAAATTGAATCTCTCCGGGTACGAGACTGTGAGCGTTGGAACCATTGACAGTTCTTTGTTGCATCCCAGAGAGGTATTTAAATCAGCCATCAGGAAAGCAGCAGCTGCTATTATTGTTGTGCACAACCACCCTTCGGGAGATCCAACACCGAGTAGCGAGGATATAAAAATAACTGAAAAACTCACAGACGCTGGTAAAATTGTTGGGATTAAGCTCCTTGATCACGTTATAATAGGCAAAGGAAAATATTACAGTTTCAGTGCATCAAAAATATTCAGTATTTCGGAGGTGCAACATGATTTCGCGCGAGAAATCCCTGGAGCTTATAAAGAAAAATGTTAAGAAGAAGAACATTCTAAAACATATGCTTGCTACTGAAGCGGTGATGAGAGAGCTTGCCAGAAAATTTGGAGAAGATGAGGAACGCTGGGGAATTGCCGGTCTTCTTCATGATCTGGACTACGAATACACTTTCGACTCTCCTGAGAAGCATGGCCTCATGACTGCGGAGATGCTTAAGGAATACGATGTACCAGAAGACGTCAGGAATGCCATTCTCGCCCATTGCGAGAAGAAAGACCGTGAAACTCTAATGGAAAAGGCAATCTATGCAGCTGATCCGGTCACTGGTTTTATAGTAGCCGCTGTGCTCATAAGGAAAGGAACGAAATTAAAGGACCTCACTGTTGATTTTCTAAAAAACCGCTTTAAGGAAAAAAGCTTTGCCAGGGGAGCAAGTCGTGAAAAAATGTCGAGCTGTGAAGACCTCGGACTATCACTCGATGAATTTCTGGCCCTTTCTTTAAAGGCCATGCAGACTATTTCAGAAGAACTCGGGCTTTGATAATATCAGCTTCATTAATGAAGAAACTAAAACAATGTTTGTGGAGTCACATTCATTGGTATGAATCCACGGTATACATAAATTTAGATTGATTAAATAGAAAGGATGATTAAAATGAGTTTAAAAGAAAAAATTGCTGGTGAAATTGAAAGATTCAGAAATGTGTACACCTTCAAGGAAAGGGAAATTCCTGAGAATATTGAGCTCGCTAAGTATATAGATCACACTCTTCTAAAGCCAGAAGCCACCCCTCAGATGATAGAACAGCTCTGCAAAGAGGCCATTGAGAATTCTTTTTACAGCGTCTGTGTCAACAGCTCCTTTTTGCCTCTGGTGAATAAAATCCTTGAAGGCACCGAGGTGAAAAGAGCAGTTGTAATAGGCTTTCCGCTCGGGTCAGTGTCCACCGAAGTCAAAGTTTTCGAAACCCGCTGGTGCCTTCAACAGGGTGTAGATGAGTTCGACATGGTCATCAACGTTGGACTTTTGAAAGCCGGGCTATTCGACGAAGTCTATAACGACATCAAAGCTGTGGTAGACGCCTCACAGGGAAAGATAGTTAAGGTTATCATAGAAACAGCGCTTCTGACAGAGGAAGAAAAAGTAGCGGCGTGTGTTCTCGCGAAAGAAGCCGGAGCGCAATTCGTTAAGACCTCGACCGGATTCAGCAAATCTGGAGCCACTGTGGAAGACGTTTCACTGATGAAATTCGTTGTTGGAGAAGGCATGAAAGTAAAGGCATCGGGTGGAGTCCGAACAAAAGAAATAGCTCTTGCAATGATTAGGGCAGGAGCCGACAGAATAGGTACGAGCTCAGGAATAAAAATAATTAGCGAATAAATTTGGATAAGGGGGATGATCTTATGGACTTATGCACTCTGAGTGTGAAAGACTTTCTTAAACGTGTTGCCGAAAAATCACCCACGCCAGGTGGTGGTGCTGTAGGGTGTGTCGTAGCTTCTCTTGCCGCTTCTCTTGGAGCTATGGTAGCCAATCTGACTATCGGTAAAAGAGGTTATGAAGATGTTTCAGATCATATGGAATCAGCTCTTGAGGTCTGTGAAAACGAGATGACGTATCTTTGTGATCTCGTCAATAAAGACGTTCAGGCCTTTGATCAAGTCATGACAGCTTATAAGCTACCCAAAAACACCGAAGAAGAGAAGGCAGCAAGGAAAGTTAAAATTCAGCAGGCATTGAAGACTGCCATCGAAGTTCCATTTGACCTTGCCAGGCGTGCTAAGAACATAATCGTCAATCTGGAAAGGATCGCAAAATGGGGAAATCTGAATGCCATTTCTGATATTGAAAGTGCAGCTCATCTTCTCTACGCAGTATACTATGTAGCGAAGGCAAATGTCATGATAAACATGAAAAGTCTTAATGATGAAAAATACTCTGAATGGGTAAAGGAGGAAATGGGTCACATAGAAAGCCAGATAAAGGGTTCCTACGAAAGAATTCTGGATGTGATCGCGAAAAGAAATGGTTGAATACAAACTTCTCAACAAAGACAGATACTCCCGCGCCCGATTGGGAAAACTGCAGACCCGGCGCGGGGTGATTGATACTCCCATCTTCATGCCAGTTGGTACGAACGCAACAGTTAAGGGGATCTGGCAGCATCAACTTGAAGAAATGGGTGCTCAGATTATCCTTGGTAATGCGTTTCATCTCTATCTCAAGCCTGGTCTTGAGGTAATGCGTGAGTTCGGTGGACTCCACGCATTCATGAACTGGGAAAAGCCAATACTCACTGATAGTGGTGGCTTTCAGGTATTCAGCATAAAAGATAAAAAAGTCACAGATGAAGGTGTGTTGTTCAGATCTCCAATCGATGGCTCAAAAATCATGATGACCCCTGAGTTATCGATGGAAATTCAGATGACACTGGGTTCGGACATCGCTATGGCTTTCGATGAGTGTGTTGCACCAGGGATGTCTCGAGAATATGCTGAAGAATCCGTCACACGTACCACAGAATGGGCAAAGCGGTGCATATCATATCATGATCGATCTCAAGCCCTTTTTGGAATAGTTCAGGGAGCGTTTTATAAGGATCTCAGGAAAAAAAGTGCCGCAGAAATAACCTCGATGGATTTCGACGGGTTTGCAATCGGGGGACTGAGTGTAGGAGAGCCTTTTCAGGTAACAAAAGAAATTCTCGAATACACAGTAGATC
This genomic interval from Kosmotoga pacifica contains the following:
- a CDS encoding Gx transporter family protein, yielding MKDTRKVARLAILISLGAAIYFLENLIPFPVPVPGGRWGFSNMVLLISLPGASFTDILILSAGKNVLGSLVSGKIATPGFLMGLFGVSSSAALMWLMSRAKIFGLAGISVAGAAVNNLIQLSIAAFYVVREPGLLGLYPYFALTGSLSALINAYIAFKVLERVGDFHWRWK
- a CDS encoding HD domain-containing protein — translated: MISREKSLELIKKNVKKKNILKHMLATEAVMRELARKFGEDEERWGIAGLLHDLDYEYTFDSPEKHGLMTAEMLKEYDVPEDVRNAILAHCEKKDRETLMEKAIYAADPVTGFIVAAVLIRKGTKLKDLTVDFLKNRFKEKSFARGASREKMSSCEDLGLSLDEFLALSLKAMQTISEELGL
- a CDS encoding 6-phosphofructokinase — protein: MRIGILTGGGDCPGLNAVIRGIVKSAPDDVEILGIMHGWKGLVDLEYITLTDDDVEGIHIIGGTILGTSRTNPFKSEEMSQKLEENVKKIGLDAVIAIGGDDTLSVAAKLSSMGYNVVGVPKTIDNDVSNTDFTFGYHTAVNVGADAIDRLHSTAKSHGRVIFVELMGREAGWITIEAGLAAGAHLILIPEYPMTIDEIVNYVKERMENKGYMIVAVAEGFKPTELENVVGDKSEIDAFGHIRLGGIAHYMAEIIKERTGYDTRSVVLGHLLRGGTPTAFDRILGTRYGVHAMKLVLDKDFGRMVALKGNEIISIPLEYAIATKKYVPFDYYKLAQIFFG
- the radC gene encoding RadC family protein, with the protein product MKAHGNMPREKLAEFGPEALSSSELIAILLRTGFNEMDVIKLSQNLLNRYGSLTRLLATDLSELSSIRGIGFAKAVTLKAALEIGNRIFKEIASVEKRALRDPESVYYLCHDMTLLEEESVRVISLDSKLNLSGYETVSVGTIDSSLLHPREVFKSAIRKAAAAIIVVHNHPSGDPTPSSEDIKITEKLTDAGKIVGIKLLDHVIIGKGKYYSFSASKIFSISEVQHDFAREIPGAYKEKC
- a CDS encoding nucleoside triphosphate pyrophosphatase produces the protein MEIILASTSPRRRELIKLFGVPFSVIPPNDVDEDLSPISLTEDLKKVATKKAKSVLSKITKIDEKVIIGADTVVVLKGEILLKPKDTYEAYRHLKRLSGVLHEVYTGVGIVTKNEEFSFVEITKVKFRELDDVTIHKYIATGIPMDKAGAYGIQDYGALFVESIIGDFYNVMGLPIGRIWQELRDRGYEL
- a CDS encoding cyclodeaminase/cyclohydrolase family protein produces the protein MDLCTLSVKDFLKRVAEKSPTPGGGAVGCVVASLAASLGAMVANLTIGKRGYEDVSDHMESALEVCENEMTYLCDLVNKDVQAFDQVMTAYKLPKNTEEEKAARKVKIQQALKTAIEVPFDLARRAKNIIVNLERIAKWGNLNAISDIESAAHLLYAVYYVAKANVMINMKSLNDEKYSEWVKEEMGHIESQIKGSYERILDVIAKRNG
- the amrS gene encoding AmmeMemoRadiSam system radical SAM enzyme → MKPAIYFDELEDDVLQCLLCPNKCIIKPGQTGICKARKNIKGMLYSLNYGELTSIAMDPIEKKPLYHYHPGSEILSVGSWGCNLHCDFCQNWEISKRRPGIINRVIPDQLIEIVKSRGSFGLAFTYNEPTVYFEFILDTARNAIRGGIEIVLVTNGYIEKEPLGLLVQSVNAMNIDLKGWNPELYKKLGGEKTYILKTIEKALEAGVHVELTTLIIPEENDSPEDMKEEVKWIASLSTDIPLHITRYYPAYKYDKPPSPPEKLKQLWEIAREQLNYVYLGNILTTKECNTYCPSCGALLIERSGYNTKIENLDEEGRCSKCGKEIPVIL
- the tgt gene encoding tRNA guanosine(34) transglycosylase Tgt; amino-acid sequence: MVEYKLLNKDRYSRARLGKLQTRRGVIDTPIFMPVGTNATVKGIWQHQLEEMGAQIILGNAFHLYLKPGLEVMREFGGLHAFMNWEKPILTDSGGFQVFSIKDKKVTDEGVLFRSPIDGSKIMMTPELSMEIQMTLGSDIAMAFDECVAPGMSREYAEESVTRTTEWAKRCISYHDRSQALFGIVQGAFYKDLRKKSAAEITSMDFDGFAIGGLSVGEPFQVTKEILEYTVDLLPEDKPRYLMGIGSPDLIVTAVENGIDMFDCVLPTRIGRHGTALTWNGKINLKAAKFKYSKDPIDEECRCRVCQTYSRGYIQHLFSRDEMLGKILVSYHNIHFLLKFTERIREALATDSFKEFKEECYNRGLIKEALISES
- a CDS encoding FAD:protein FMN transferase produces the protein MRQRNPRNPLSSSVFLYTVLTLLAIFLIVWTFITNNKQEYYTKTEYLLGTYVTVRVNGDNTSPVLLANAAFKEIKRIDKKFGNNNGIIGELNSSAGEWVEIDQETAFLLKSAIDVAKNTGGAFDPTLYPIIRLWGFDDINAEKRVPSSDEIEEALMSIGYENIELSPEGKRVRLLNGAQIDLSGIAKGYAVDMAIKKIKSIDESATGFIDAGGDIGIIGPKFGSRPWVIGIRHPRSEDADKVIDYVYMYDGAIATSGDYERFFEVDGVRYHHIFDPETGYPADNGVISSTVIHKSAMLADAYATAAFVLGDSPGVTFFPRFGALAFLVKKDLTVFKNAGFEVYLNK
- a CDS encoding NusG domain II-containing protein — encoded protein: MILFALLVGIILVMFTRVSYIATEADIYVDGKAYMKIDISKDATYNVADHMVVEVFNGKIRVKESDCPEKLCVKQGWVSSPEIPIVCLPNKIIIKIVGTTSDEEMDAITR
- the amrA gene encoding AmmeMemoRadiSam system protein A, which produces MKGNSPYVNWAWVVLESFIIRGVYPEIPEDLPSELITKRAGCFVTLHKKGGKLRGCIGTILPAKDTLAEEIRDNAIAAATRDPRFPPLSQEEFDDIVISVDVLGEPQECSVEGLDPKKYGVIVEKDWRRGVLLPDLAEVDTVEKQLRIVLMKAGISPTEDYRLFRFTATRYY
- the deoC gene encoding deoxyribose-phosphate aldolase, encoding MIKMSLKEKIAGEIERFRNVYTFKEREIPENIELAKYIDHTLLKPEATPQMIEQLCKEAIENSFYSVCVNSSFLPLVNKILEGTEVKRAVVIGFPLGSVSTEVKVFETRWCLQQGVDEFDMVINVGLLKAGLFDEVYNDIKAVVDASQGKIVKVIIETALLTEEEKVAACVLAKEAGAQFVKTSTGFSKSGATVEDVSLMKFVVGEGMKVKASGGVRTKEIALAMIRAGADRIGTSSGIKIISE